One Sulfurovum zhangzhouensis genomic window, ATGCTTGTCTTACTTGTACTTTAGTTGGAAATATTACTTTATGTATCTCTGCTTTCGCATGTGCAATAAAAGTTGAAAGTTTTTCCATTTTGTATACCTTTTTAGTGGCAGGCCAAGAGGGACTCGAACCCCCATCACTCGGTTTTGGAGACCGATGCTCTACCATTGGAGCTATTGGCCTAGATTTAAAAAAGAGGCAAAGCTATTAGAGCTTCATCTCTTTATGAACAGTATGTGTTTTACACCACTTACAAAATTTCTTAATTGCAAGCTTCTCTGTTGTATTTTTTTTGTTCTTTGTTGTGTGATAGTTACGTCTTGTACACTTCTCACAACCTAGGTGAACAGTTTCTCTCATCATATTCTCCTATGATGTATGCAAGGGGTTACCCTTGCAGACAATTATTCGATAATTTTTGCTACGACACCAGCACCAACTGTTCTACCACCCTCACGGATCGCGAACTTAGTACCTTGCTCAAGAGCTACT contains:
- the rpmG gene encoding 50S ribosomal protein L33 — protein: MRETVHLGCEKCTRRNYHTTKNKKNTTEKLAIKKFCKWCKTHTVHKEMKL